One window from the genome of Haladaptatus paucihalophilus DX253 encodes:
- a CDS encoding ABC transporter permease has protein sequence MAAETGTTTERADESSESPTFGHERRQRLLRRGLYVIVGLLLVFLWIPLVAMMFLSFAVNSSTFFPFQGFTFAHYTATFADGSLMTALLNSVQVATFSALIATVLGVLASFALVRYDFPLKELYRTFGILPMVIPGVVLGIALIIYFQTVLGMTMGPITLILTHSIYGFPFVLLMVTARLYTFDRSLEDAARDLGADPLTTFWDVTLPIVAPAIGAGFLFAWIRSFEDFIRAHFVGGTMNVITVSMYSMIKYGTAPKMNAISTFIVFVIAVALAVAMNVGNVTGYVAGTGGGEEE, from the coding sequence ATGGCTGCCGAAACCGGAACCACGACGGAGCGAGCCGACGAGTCGAGTGAATCGCCGACGTTCGGACACGAGCGGAGACAGCGACTGCTCCGCCGCGGCCTGTACGTCATCGTGGGACTGCTGTTGGTGTTCCTGTGGATACCGCTGGTCGCCATGATGTTCCTCTCGTTCGCCGTCAACTCCAGCACGTTCTTCCCGTTCCAAGGGTTCACGTTCGCCCACTACACGGCGACGTTCGCCGACGGGTCGCTGATGACCGCGCTGTTGAACAGCGTCCAAGTGGCGACGTTCTCGGCGCTGATAGCGACGGTTCTCGGCGTGCTGGCGAGCTTCGCCCTCGTCCGCTACGACTTCCCGCTCAAGGAGCTGTACCGGACGTTCGGCATCCTCCCGATGGTCATTCCGGGCGTCGTGTTGGGCATCGCGCTCATCATCTACTTCCAGACGGTCCTCGGGATGACCATGGGACCCATCACGCTCATCCTCACCCACAGCATCTACGGCTTCCCGTTCGTCCTGTTGATGGTGACGGCCCGCCTCTACACCTTCGACAGGTCGTTGGAGGACGCGGCGCGCGATTTGGGGGCCGACCCGCTCACGACGTTCTGGGACGTGACGCTCCCCATCGTCGCCCCCGCCATCGGTGCCGGATTCCTCTTCGCGTGGATTCGGTCGTTCGAGGACTTCATCCGGGCGCACTTCGTCGGCGGCACGATGAACGTCATAACCGTGTCGATGTACTCGATGATAAAGTACGGAACCGCGCCGAAGATGAACGCCATCTCGACGTTCATCGTCTTCGTCATCGCCGTCGCGCTGGCGGTGGCGATGAACGTCGGCAACGTCACCGGCTACGTGGCCGGGACGGGCGGCGGAGAAGAAGAGTAG
- the gatE gene encoding Glu-tRNA(Gln) amidotransferase subunit GatE translates to MSEYDYENLGLVAGLEIHQQLDTETKLFCGCPTELRDPEESSRTFTRYLHPTRSELGEIDEAALEESQIDREFEYLGYDSTCLVEADDEPPHRLDGEAQQVVLEIAQLLDMDVVDQAHIMRKIVVDGSNTSGFQRSTLVATGGEIQTSDGPVGVEDLMLEEESAQRVEEREDGVTFSLDRLGIPLVEIGTSPDISSPEQAREAAERIGMLLRSTGHVKRGLGTIRQDVNVSIEDGARVEMKGVQSLDDIDDLVRLEVGRQVELLDIRDELQSRDAEVGEVQDVTDVFEGTESGVIEGALDSGGKVTAVPLFGFDGLVGREIQPDRRLGTELSDHAKRHGAGGIFHTDELPAYGVTEEEVDALRDAVDAGEEDAVAIVAASPEVADGAIEAAAERAAVAIEAVPEETRGANEDGTSGYLRPLPGAARMYPETDVPPVDLDPTEVETPELLTEKVERYQSEFSLGAGLAEQVAYGRRMPLFERAVETGADPTFVAGLVESTVTELRRDDVPVENLDDEHFLAVIALVTDGELAKEGVNDVMTLLAENPELTAEEAVEEAGLSGVDDEEVREAVVEVVERNEEQVEEEGMGAFSGLMGECMGSLRGKADGDLVSQLLREEIQKRA, encoded by the coding sequence ATGAGTGAGTACGACTACGAGAACCTCGGTCTCGTGGCGGGGCTGGAGATACACCAGCAACTCGACACCGAGACGAAGTTGTTCTGTGGCTGTCCGACCGAACTACGCGACCCCGAGGAGTCGTCCCGAACGTTCACCCGCTATCTCCATCCGACGCGGAGCGAACTCGGCGAGATAGACGAAGCGGCCCTCGAAGAGAGCCAAATCGACCGCGAATTCGAATATCTCGGCTACGACTCCACTTGTCTCGTGGAGGCCGACGACGAACCGCCACACCGACTGGACGGGGAAGCCCAGCAGGTCGTCCTCGAAATCGCCCAACTGCTCGACATGGACGTGGTGGACCAAGCGCACATCATGCGAAAAATCGTCGTTGACGGGTCGAACACCTCGGGATTCCAGCGGTCCACGCTCGTCGCAACCGGCGGCGAAATCCAGACCAGCGACGGTCCGGTCGGCGTCGAGGACCTGATGCTCGAAGAGGAGAGCGCCCAGCGCGTCGAGGAGCGCGAGGACGGCGTTACCTTCAGCCTCGACCGCCTCGGAATCCCGCTGGTCGAAATCGGCACCAGCCCTGACATCAGTTCGCCCGAACAGGCTCGTGAGGCCGCAGAACGCATCGGTATGCTCCTCCGCTCGACCGGCCACGTCAAACGCGGTCTCGGGACTATCCGCCAGGACGTGAACGTCTCCATCGAGGACGGCGCACGCGTGGAGATGAAGGGTGTCCAGAGTCTGGACGACATCGACGACCTCGTTCGGTTGGAGGTCGGCCGACAGGTCGAACTCCTCGACATCCGCGACGAACTCCAGTCGCGCGACGCCGAGGTCGGCGAGGTACAAGACGTGACGGACGTGTTCGAGGGGACGGAAAGCGGCGTCATCGAGGGCGCGCTCGACAGCGGTGGGAAAGTCACCGCGGTTCCCCTCTTCGGCTTCGACGGCCTCGTCGGCCGGGAGATTCAGCCCGACCGACGCCTCGGCACGGAACTGTCTGACCACGCCAAGCGCCACGGCGCGGGTGGCATCTTCCACACCGACGAACTGCCCGCCTACGGCGTCACGGAGGAGGAAGTCGATGCGCTCCGAGACGCGGTGGACGCGGGCGAGGAGGATGCAGTCGCCATCGTCGCCGCCAGCCCCGAGGTCGCTGACGGGGCCATCGAGGCCGCCGCGGAGCGCGCGGCAGTCGCCATCGAAGCAGTCCCCGAGGAGACCCGCGGCGCGAACGAGGACGGCACCTCGGGCTACCTCCGTCCGCTCCCCGGCGCGGCGCGGATGTACCCCGAAACCGACGTTCCGCCGGTCGATTTGGACCCGACGGAGGTCGAGACGCCCGAACTGCTCACCGAGAAGGTCGAACGCTACCAGTCCGAGTTCTCGCTCGGCGCGGGACTCGCCGAACAGGTCGCCTACGGCCGCCGGATGCCGCTGTTCGAGCGGGCGGTCGAAACCGGTGCTGACCCGACGTTCGTCGCCGGACTGGTCGAGAGCACGGTGACGGAACTCCGGCGCGACGACGTGCCGGTCGAAAATCTCGACGACGAGCACTTCCTCGCCGTCATCGCGCTCGTCACCGACGGCGAGTTGGCGAAGGAAGGCGTCAACGACGTGATGACGCTGCTGGCGGAGAACCCCGAACTGACGGCGGAAGAGGCCGTCGAAGAAGCGGGGCTCTCCGGCGTGGACGACGAGGAGGTTCGAGAAGCGGTGGTCGAAGTCGTCGAGCGCAACGAAGAACAGGTCGAAGAGGAGGGAATGGGTGCCTTCTCCGGGCTGATGGGTGAATGCATGGGAAGCCTTCGCGGGAAGGCGGACGGCGACCTCGTGAGTCAGCTTCTGCGCGAGGAAATCCAAAAGCGCGCCTAG